One part of the Rutidosis leptorrhynchoides isolate AG116_Rl617_1_P2 chromosome 1, CSIRO_AGI_Rlap_v1, whole genome shotgun sequence genome encodes these proteins:
- the LOC139843395 gene encoding uncharacterized protein, whose protein sequence is MALRNGESIRFWHDLWIGNEPLASRFNRLFHLDSDPNGSIASKVVNGSWVFNWNRDFVGGRNEQSLSALIESLGSPTLADKHDEWTCSSSKDGMFFVKHSRLLIDRRRLPSAQVGTLWFSFIPRKVNIFFVAFPFRSYSLRDLWHKISIFLGYGLPHLSSWESFVVWLEGVNLPVTLKNRIVAVTITTLWALWRFRNGIVFHDSFCSKSSLFDAIFFIEAIGALEPRKSALEKMILRRKKR, encoded by the exons CCGTTAGCCTCACGTTTTAACAGGCTCTTCCATTTAGATTCCGACCCAAACGGATCTATTGCCTCTAAAGTTGTTAATGGTTCGTGGGTGTTTAATTGGAATAGAGATTTTGTCGGTGGTAGAAATGAACAATCTCTTAGTGCACTCATTGAATCGTTGGGCTCCCCTACGCTTGCTGACAAACATGACGAATGGACATGTAGCTCGAGTAAAGACGGGATGTTCTTTGTTAAACATTCTCGGTTACTTATCGACCGAAGGCGTCTCCCTTCTGCTCAGGTTGGTACTTTGTGGTTCAGTTTTATCCCTCGTAAAGTGAATATTTTCTTTGTGGCGTTTCCGTTTAGATCGTATTCTC TGCGTGATCTTTGGCATAAAATTTCGATTTTTCTCGGTTACGGTTTGCCTCATTTATCTTCGTGGGAGTCGTTCGTGGTTTGGTTAGAAGGCGTTAATTTACCGGTCACCTTAAAGAATCGGATTGTTGCTGTTACGATTACTACTTTATGGGCTCTATGGCGATTCAGAAACGGCATTGTTTTTCATGATTCATTTTGTTCTAAAAGTAGTTTATTCGAT GCGATATTCTTCATTGAAGCAATTGGTGCTCTGGAACCTAGGAAAAGTGCACTTGAAAAGATGATTTTGAGGAGGAAAAAAAGATGA